Below is a window of Fulvitalea axinellae DNA.
GTCCGGAACATTCAGAAATTCTTTGGGAACAAAGCTAATCTCCCAGATATTCCCGTCTTTCTTTGTCCATTTGGCAGCGTCCGCCTCAGCTGTCGCAGGGTCTATATTAGTAGTCGGACCATATTTTTTCGAAGGATCCCAAGCCCAAATCCAAGCTTGGTTCAGGTTCTCTAACTGGGTATTACCGCTTACGTCAAGCGTAAAAGTCACCTTGTCAAATGCCGTAAACACAGCGGGATCAGCTGTGCAGGTTTGTCCCCAGACTATAATGTTTGACACTAAAAGCGCCAATATTGTCAATAAACTTTTTTTCATACTTTAGTACGATAAAGACTTCCCTGAAAAGAGTTTGTAATTCAAAACACGAACAACTAAAAGCGAATCCTCCTTATTTTTCAACTAAAAGAAGATTCTGGTATCAGGCCTTTTGCTTATCCGAAAACCAAAAAACATCTTGGCACATCGTCACTATCCTAAAAAAGATATAGCGTGGAACGTGTACCTATAAAAAAACAGCACAGCCAAAATGACCATGCTGTTTCCAATCTATAATAATAATGAAGAGTGATTCATCTTCTTATTTTTTCGTAAGGCTGTACTCTACACCTTCAGTTCCAATGCTCAAAGTTACAGTATATTCCCCAGCTTCAGTGATGTTCAAGTTCTTACCATCTGGCTCAGGAGTACCGTCAGCGCCATTGTCGCCGTAGTTATACGCCCAATCATTATTGGCTCTGAATTTCATCTCGCCAACTTTCAGCGTAACGTCAAGCGTGAATTTGCCTTCTCCCAAGTATGTCATCTCTGTATCGGTTGACCAATCACCAGGAGTTGCGGAACCTACCACACCATACTTAAGTTGGGTAACAGTGTATTTACCATTCGGATAATCCACTTTCACCAAGTAGTAGCCATCCTTTTCAACGGTAACATTCTCTTCGTCATCTTGCTCGAGAACACCTTTGTCAGCGCCTTTTTTCTGGCCCCAATCACCATCCCAAGCTTGGGTTGGCAAGAATTTGAAACCGTGACCAGAAACGGTCAAAGGTGTCTGAATTTCAAACACGCCATCCGTTACTTTATTGAAAGCCAATGATTTTTCAGGCGACCAATCCGCCAAAGTTGATCCTCCAACAAGGTAAAGAGTCTCAGGGAACGAAGCGTCTTTAGCGATCAAACCGAAGTCCTTCACGTTAAATTCAAAAGAATACAATCCAGCCTTTTCGTTCTTAACCTCAAAAGCATCCGATGATTTTACGTCTCCTCTGAAACCTTCACCTTCGCTAACGAAGCCCCAAACAAAACCGCTTTTGTCCTCTTTTTCCGAGAACATCACTTCGGCGTTAACAGGGATTTCCTCTTTAAGAGTCCAAGCGTCCTCATTGTCTTCAGACTTGGTCATCTCAACCACCTTTTCAGGATCGCCAGAAATCACCGCATACATTGTTTCGATTGCCGGACGCTCAACGGCAAAAGTTTTAGAGCTATTTTTGAAATTACCCGAAGCATCCTTCACCGAAACCTGAACTTTGGCAAGCCCTGATTCCAGATTAGGCAGAAAATCGTTGTCGATTTCGTAAGCGAGTGTTTTTTCGGTTCCGTTCAGTTCCTCAACCCTAGTGAGGGCAACTTTGGAACCCGGCAAGAACACTTTTACGTTCGCTTCCTTAAGATTAACCTCGTCGGTCAGTTTTACGCTTACCGAGATTTTATCACCTCCGTAATACATTATGTCCGTAGGTACGGTGATCTCAGTACCAGGAGTCGTAACATCAGCTGGAACGTCTGCTGGCTTTTCTCCCGAAAACTCTACGTAAGGATCCACGTCACAGGCAGTGAAAGCCAATGACGAGAGCAAGTATATTCCTAGTAAATTAAGTTTCTTCATGTCAGAAAAAGTTAGTCGTAAACACTTCTGATAGTAAAGGAAAGCGCTAGGCTTTCCCGCTTATCATTTCACGAGGTTCAGCATATAGTTGATATAAGACTCCGTATTGCTGTCATACTTTTTCACTACGGTTTCGCCAGTCTCATCAGCATTTGTGAAATAGTACTCGACTTTTTCCACCGCACCAATGCCTTCAAAAGTCCTAGAAGGAATGATGGCCAACACAAAACGTCCGTTATAGCCGTCATTCATTTTGAAAGCTTTTTGCGCTCCGTCCATTTCGTATGGCTCTCCGTTTACGAAAAACTTCACGAAAACCTCGTCCGTGTCCGCCAATGGCATCGATCCATTTACGTCTTGATTCCTGTCGAAGTGGATGAATACCATATCGTCAGCTGTCATAGCCGATGGGAAAAAGCGGATGTTAGAGGCCGACTTGTCTTCAGCATAAGGT
It encodes the following:
- a CDS encoding SusF/SusE family outer membrane protein — encoded protein: MKKLNLLGIYLLSSLAFTACDVDPYVEFSGEKPADVPADVTTPGTEITVPTDIMYYGGDKISVSVKLTDEVNLKEANVKVFLPGSKVALTRVEELNGTEKTLAYEIDNDFLPNLESGLAKVQVSVKDASGNFKNSSKTFAVERPAIETMYAVISGDPEKVVEMTKSEDNEDAWTLKEEIPVNAEVMFSEKEDKSGFVWGFVSEGEGFRGDVKSSDAFEVKNEKAGLYSFEFNVKDFGLIAKDASFPETLYLVGGSTLADWSPEKSLAFNKVTDGVFEIQTPLTVSGHGFKFLPTQAWDGDWGQKKGADKGVLEQDDEENVTVEKDGYYLVKVDYPNGKYTVTQLKYGVVGSATPGDWSTDTEMTYLGEGKFTLDVTLKVGEMKFRANNDWAYNYGDNGADGTPEPDGKNLNITEAGEYTVTLSIGTEGVEYSLTKK